One stretch of bacterium DNA includes these proteins:
- the rfbD gene encoding dTDP-4-dehydrorhamnose reductase: MRRVLVIGSKGMLGTDLSARLSRDFEVFEADIDEVDIRDFGAIKGLVAEVRPDEVVNAAAFTDVDGAESNGWLAYEINAEGARHVAKAAASVGARCTYIGTDFIFDGRKGSPYLEDDTPNPLCVYAKSKLAGELYVQQHSPRHLIVRTAWLFGIHGKNFIEAILRQAKSSDLRVVADQVGSPTFAVDLAEAIARLLKTDETGVFHCTSSGSCSWFEFAKAIVVEAGFQDVKVSAITSQELCRPAARPAASVLDNTKLYVKIGFRMPTWQDALTRYLRMRQEETGESA, encoded by the coding sequence TTGCGCAGGGTATTGGTGATCGGCTCGAAGGGCATGCTTGGAACGGACTTGTCTGCCAGACTGAGTCGCGACTTTGAGGTGTTCGAGGCTGACATCGACGAGGTTGATATAAGGGATTTCGGTGCAATCAAGGGGTTGGTTGCCGAGGTAAGACCTGACGAGGTTGTGAACGCGGCCGCTTTCACGGACGTTGATGGTGCGGAGAGCAATGGTTGGCTTGCGTATGAGATAAATGCGGAGGGCGCAAGGCACGTGGCGAAGGCTGCGGCGTCTGTGGGTGCTCGGTGCACCTATATCGGGACGGACTTCATCTTCGACGGGAGGAAGGGGTCGCCGTATCTTGAGGACGACACTCCGAACCCGCTCTGCGTCTATGCTAAATCGAAGCTAGCGGGGGAGCTCTACGTTCAGCAACACTCACCTAGACACCTGATCGTCAGAACAGCCTGGCTCTTCGGGATACATGGCAAGAACTTTATCGAGGCGATACTCAGACAGGCGAAGTCCTCTGACCTCAGGGTCGTCGCTGACCAGGTTGGAAGCCCCACGTTCGCGGTCGATCTGGCGGAGGCAATAGCGCGTCTTTTGAAAACAGATGAAACTGGCGTTTTTCACTGCACGAGCTCTGGCAGCTGCTCTTGGTTCGAGTTCGCGAAGGCGATAGTAGTCGAGGCTGGCTTTCAAGACGTGAAGGTCTCGGCCATAACCTCGCAAGAGCTCTGCCGTCCAGCGGCTCGTCCGGCCGCCTCGGTCTTGGACAACACCAAGCTTTATGTGAAAATAGGGTTCAGAATGCCGACTTGGCAGGATGCGCTGACTCGCTACCTGAGAATGCGGCAAGAGGAGACAGGAGAAAGCGCTTGA